In Candidatus Neomarinimicrobiota bacterium, one DNA window encodes the following:
- a CDS encoding glycosyltransferase family 2 protein, with the protein MLSPDPKDFSISTIIVTHNSSDEIGACLESVISQSENPPAEIIVVDNASSDATPGIVHSFSKEHDNVAVLQNDANHGFTKANNQGVQRAEGEYIFFLNPDTVLKKNALQALTGEISRNRGIGAIAPQLRFTDGTVQSSCRRFPGYQWIIFEMLGLTRLFPNSHFFNGWKMGDFDHQSPRMVDQPAGAALMVRRSTLTELGGLDEQFPMFFSDVDLCRRIWDIGKKILFYPDAVVFHEGGTSIRRNRLKMIVTSHLSFIRYLFKHHQRVWEILMNVLVSVLLLTTMILRVAFVTLFPWAKVRRRSVL; encoded by the coding sequence ATGCTTTCCCCAGATCCCAAAGACTTCTCCATCTCCACTATTATTGTGACGCACAATTCCAGCGATGAGATTGGCGCCTGCCTCGAATCGGTCATTTCCCAGAGTGAAAATCCTCCCGCTGAGATTATAGTGGTGGACAACGCTTCATCTGACGCTACGCCGGGAATAGTCCACTCCTTTTCCAAGGAGCACGACAACGTGGCCGTTCTCCAGAATGATGCGAATCACGGTTTTACAAAAGCGAACAATCAAGGGGTTCAGCGTGCAGAAGGCGAATACATCTTTTTCCTCAATCCGGATACGGTACTGAAGAAGAATGCCCTGCAAGCACTAACCGGAGAGATATCACGAAACAGAGGGATCGGCGCCATCGCTCCTCAGTTAAGATTCACTGATGGAACCGTTCAATCATCCTGTCGCCGTTTCCCCGGGTATCAATGGATTATCTTTGAGATGCTTGGATTGACGCGGCTGTTTCCCAACTCGCACTTCTTTAACGGCTGGAAGATGGGTGATTTCGATCATCAGTCACCCCGAATGGTGGATCAGCCGGCCGGTGCCGCCCTCATGGTGCGCCGCAGCACGCTGACGGAATTAGGTGGATTAGATGAGCAGTTTCCCATGTTCTTCAGCGACGTGGATCTGTGCCGTCGAATCTGGGACATAGGGAAGAAAATCCTCTTCTATCCGGACGCGGTGGTTTTTCATGAAGGGGGCACCAGTATTCGCCGCAACAGATTGAAGATGATTGTCACTTCTCACCTTTCTTTCATTCGATATCTCTTCAAGCATCACCAGCGTGTCTGGGAGATACTGATGAATGTCTTAGTCTCCGTTCTCTTACTCACTACAATGATTCTCCGCGTCGCATTTGTGACACTCTTCCCTTGGGCTAAGGTTAGGAGGCGGTCAGTGCTCTAA
- a CDS encoding NAAT family transporter gives MSLLEYALLSVSTLFTLINPIGISPLFLVLTERFNDAERKTIARKGTLTGAVTLTVFALLGTYIFTLYAITLDAFRIMGGIIFFRSGIRMLESIAPRTRSTPKEQEESLHHDDIAISPIGIPVITGPGAITAAMVLSGQASNPLHYAILLVSIVLVLYVTYWFLRGADSLSKRLGMTGMRVIQRVMGIILMVIAVQFIINGVTPVLESVISSAIVI, from the coding sequence ATGTCGCTACTTGAGTACGCTCTTCTCTCAGTTTCCACCCTTTTCACCCTCATCAATCCCATCGGTATATCGCCGCTCTTTCTCGTTCTGACAGAACGATTTAACGACGCAGAACGCAAGACCATCGCCCGCAAAGGTACTCTCACCGGCGCCGTCACACTAACGGTCTTCGCACTGCTGGGGACCTATATCTTCACTCTGTATGCTATCACCCTTGATGCTTTCAGAATTATGGGTGGTATCATCTTTTTCCGCAGCGGAATCCGGATGCTAGAATCGATCGCCCCCAGAACGCGTTCCACGCCAAAGGAACAGGAAGAAAGTTTACACCACGATGACATCGCCATCAGTCCTATCGGCATTCCAGTCATTACGGGACCCGGCGCCATTACGGCTGCTATGGTTCTGTCAGGACAGGCGTCCAATCCGCTGCATTACGCTATACTGCTCGTTTCCATTGTTCTGGTTCTCTATGTGACCTACTGGTTTCTGCGCGGCGCAGATAGCCTCTCCAAGCGGTTAGGCATGACGGGGATGAGGGTAATCCAGCGCGTCATGGGAATCATTCTGATGGTAATTGCGGTACAGTTCATCATCAACGGCGTGACGCCTGTGCTGGAATCGGTCATTAGCTCGGCGATTGTGATATAG
- a CDS encoding tetratricopeptide repeat protein, giving the protein MRLSMCAKLTVLSALVVIFWSCASEQMTSARLYIREENWAMAEEMLLEAVELEPENPEVFFLLGEEIYGRKEEWGKMNEMFDQALALAPDKKLPNGLTVAASIENARLKYWAVYYNRGADYYNRSINEPEGKEENLNIAIQSFETAKAINPDDSGTYKNLVFAYIQSGQTALLESTLEEALKRRPDDADLLVSAGKVYKDKGEIEKAIEFLEKGMRINPANSAAARFLADIYYDQGDKEMAIFAYQKAIKADPENVDLHFNLGVLYLQIADYDLAEEKFQIVLKLNPSDLEAAMGIGEAYERMEQWEDAEYYYGKALNVEPENTILLRAMARVIYRQGRMDEAQELLEKAKSIE; this is encoded by the coding sequence ATGCGTTTATCCATGTGTGCAAAACTTACTGTTTTATCGGCTCTTGTTGTGATCTTCTGGAGCTGTGCCAGCGAACAGATGACTTCCGCCCGGCTCTATATCCGAGAAGAGAACTGGGCGATGGCCGAGGAGATGTTGCTGGAAGCAGTAGAATTGGAGCCTGAAAATCCGGAAGTCTTCTTTCTTCTGGGAGAAGAGATATACGGCCGCAAAGAGGAGTGGGGCAAGATGAATGAAATGTTCGATCAGGCTTTGGCTCTGGCGCCGGACAAGAAACTGCCCAACGGCCTTACCGTTGCAGCATCTATCGAGAATGCTCGCCTGAAGTACTGGGCCGTCTACTACAACAGGGGGGCAGATTACTACAATCGTTCCATTAACGAGCCGGAAGGGAAGGAAGAGAACCTGAATATTGCCATCCAATCATTTGAGACGGCTAAAGCGATCAATCCTGACGATTCTGGTACTTATAAGAATCTGGTTTTCGCCTATATCCAGTCAGGGCAGACCGCTCTTCTTGAATCGACACTTGAGGAAGCGCTGAAGAGAAGACCGGATGATGCTGACCTGCTCGTATCAGCGGGAAAGGTCTATAAGGATAAGGGAGAGATTGAGAAGGCTATTGAATTCCTGGAGAAGGGGATGCGCATCAATCCAGCCAACAGCGCTGCGGCGAGATTCCTGGCCGATATCTATTACGATCAGGGTGATAAGGAGATGGCTATCTTCGCCTATCAAAAGGCGATAAAGGCAGATCCTGAGAATGTTGATTTGCATTTTAACCTAGGTGTGCTCTACCTTCAGATTGCTGACTATGACCTGGCTGAGGAGAAATTTCAGATAGTCCTGAAGCTTAATCCAAGCGACTTGGAGGCCGCCATGGGTATCGGTGAAGCTTATGAAAGAATGGAACAGTGGGAAGATGCCGAATACTACTACGGCAAGGCGCTCAATGTGGAGCCTGAGAATACAATCCTGTTAAGAGCGATGGCTCGAGTAATCTACAGGCAAGGTAGGATGGATGAGGCCCAGGAGCTGTTAGAAAAAGCAAAATCCATCGAATAG
- a CDS encoding PfkB family carbohydrate kinase — protein MSAKPILTVGSIAIDWLELPDGRKGEVIGGSATYFTMSAGRFAPVHVVGVVGSDFPQQGMDIYHEYAANTVDLQTKDGNTFRWGGRYHSDWERRTTLYTELGVFESFSPRLSTENRGCPFVCLGNIQPALQLSVLNQLGDRESLVICDTMNLWIETTRDDLLQVLRKTDILLLNENEARLLTGVFEIVDAANQIRSMGPDTVVVKQGSSGATLVDDSGAVHAGVYSIERIVDPTGAGDCFAGGFVAALANGKSMKSALVAGSATASFCVEGFGTEGMLNLTEETLQKRMDVVSDRSEFA, from the coding sequence ATGTCAGCCAAACCCATACTTACCGTAGGCTCTATCGCCATAGACTGGCTTGAACTCCCCGATGGCCGCAAGGGTGAAGTTATCGGCGGATCCGCCACCTATTTCACCATGTCCGCCGGCAGGTTTGCTCCGGTACACGTGGTGGGTGTCGTGGGATCGGATTTCCCGCAACAGGGAATGGATATCTATCACGAATATGCCGCTAACACAGTTGATCTTCAAACCAAGGATGGAAACACGTTCCGATGGGGAGGGCGATATCATTCAGACTGGGAGAGGCGGACAACCCTCTATACTGAACTGGGTGTTTTTGAATCGTTCAGCCCAAGATTGAGTACGGAGAACCGTGGATGTCCTTTCGTCTGCTTGGGCAACATCCAGCCGGCACTTCAGCTTTCTGTTCTAAATCAGCTCGGAGATCGTGAAAGTCTTGTCATTTGCGATACAATGAATCTCTGGATAGAGACTACACGAGATGATCTACTTCAAGTATTGCGAAAAACAGATATTCTACTTTTGAATGAGAACGAGGCACGCCTTTTGACCGGAGTGTTTGAGATAGTAGATGCCGCAAATCAGATCAGATCCATGGGACCGGACACTGTTGTGGTGAAACAGGGGAGCAGCGGTGCGACCCTCGTAGACGATTCTGGAGCCGTTCACGCCGGAGTCTATTCCATCGAGAGGATCGTGGATCCGACGGGAGCCGGTGACTGCTTTGCCGGCGGATTTGTCGCGGCGCTGGCCAATGGTAAAAGTATGAAGAGTGCCTTGGTTGCCGGTTCTGCCACGGCATCGTTCTGTGTGGAAGGTTTCGGTACGGAAGGTATGTTAAACCTGACTGAAGAGACTCTTCAAAAGCGGATGGACGTAGTGAGTGACCGGTCGGAATTTGCTTGA
- the argS gene encoding arginine--tRNA ligase: protein MSIVDLKAILRRHLATALQTLELPAESIVIETSRSAQFGDLSSNAALILAREAGRRPLELAEAIAEQLTVPEDICSAVTVTKPGFINFSISETYLRNQVSVILTEDEDYGRSEAGRGRKALVEFVSANPTGPLTVGHGRQAVLGDVVSNILEWHGYDVKREYYFNDAGRQMRLLGESVRARYLELQGEEASVPEGGYEGEYIKDIAQQMVQVHGDSLKQRDDLTIFKETAEEVIFSDIKETLAKIGLKFDNFMNEKTFYEDGTIDRVVEALQEKGLAYDKDGAVWFKTTQFGKDQDTVLIKGTGEPTYRLPDIAYHTQKIERDYDYIVDIFGSDHKDTYPDVLSALEVLGYETDHITVLIHQFVSLKESGQKVKMSTRKATFVTLEDLIDQVGADVVRYFFIMRSMHSHLNFDLTLATKESDENPVYYLQYAYARICNILKHAKETTESTVDGADHTLLQETSETALVKDLIRFPEITETALDTLEPHGIATYLHGLATLFHKFYTECRVLTDDKALSKARLALVTSVKTVLANGLTILGISRPERM, encoded by the coding sequence ATGTCAATCGTCGATCTGAAAGCCATCTTGCGCCGGCATCTCGCTACAGCGCTGCAGACACTGGAACTGCCCGCTGAATCGATCGTCATCGAAACCAGCAGATCGGCACAGTTCGGCGATCTCTCGTCCAATGCGGCGCTGATTCTGGCCAGAGAGGCGGGCCGCCGTCCACTGGAACTGGCCGAGGCCATAGCCGAACAGTTGACCGTTCCCGAAGATATATGCTCAGCGGTCACAGTAACTAAACCGGGATTCATCAATTTTTCCATCAGCGAGACCTATCTGCGGAATCAAGTCTCAGTCATTCTCACTGAGGATGAGGACTACGGAAGATCAGAAGCGGGAAGGGGGAGGAAGGCCTTGGTGGAGTTTGTCAGTGCGAACCCGACGGGGCCGTTAACGGTGGGTCATGGAAGGCAGGCTGTGCTGGGGGATGTGGTGTCTAACATTCTTGAGTGGCACGGCTATGATGTGAAGCGAGAGTACTACTTCAACGATGCTGGCCGCCAGATGCGCCTGCTGGGTGAATCTGTCCGCGCACGCTATCTCGAACTTCAAGGTGAAGAAGCGTCAGTCCCGGAGGGTGGTTATGAGGGGGAATACATCAAAGATATTGCACAGCAGATGGTACAGGTCCATGGTGACAGCCTGAAGCAGCGGGACGATCTGACCATCTTCAAGGAGACCGCCGAAGAGGTCATATTCAGTGATATCAAGGAGACTCTGGCCAAGATCGGTCTGAAGTTCGACAACTTCATGAATGAAAAGACTTTCTATGAAGACGGCACAATAGACCGTGTTGTGGAAGCGCTGCAGGAGAAGGGTCTGGCTTACGACAAGGATGGTGCTGTCTGGTTCAAGACAACACAGTTTGGCAAAGATCAGGATACTGTACTCATCAAGGGAACGGGCGAGCCCACTTACCGCCTGCCTGACATTGCCTATCACACGCAAAAGATAGAGCGGGATTACGATTACATCGTCGACATCTTCGGCTCCGATCACAAAGACACCTATCCTGACGTCCTCTCAGCGCTTGAGGTGCTGGGATATGAAACCGATCACATCACCGTCCTGATCCACCAGTTTGTCTCGCTCAAAGAGAGCGGCCAGAAAGTGAAGATGTCCACTCGCAAGGCAACGTTTGTCACTCTGGAAGATCTTATCGATCAGGTCGGCGCCGACGTGGTGCGGTATTTCTTCATCATGCGCAGCATGCACAGCCATCTGAACTTCGATCTCACTCTGGCGACCAAAGAGTCAGACGAGAACCCGGTCTACTACTTGCAGTATGCCTACGCCAGAATCTGCAATATCCTTAAGCACGCTAAAGAGACAACTGAATCTACAGTGGACGGCGCCGACCATACTCTCTTACAGGAAACGTCGGAAACAGCTCTCGTGAAAGATCTGATTCGATTCCCGGAGATTACTGAGACCGCCCTCGATACATTGGAGCCTCACGGTATTGCTACCTACCTCCACGGGCTCGCCACCCTCTTTCACAAGTTCTACACGGAGTGCCGCGTTCTTACCGATGATAAAGCTCTCTCCAAGGCGCGGCTCGCTCTGGTGACATCGGTGAAGACAGTCCTGGCTAACGGCCTGACGATTCTCGGCATCTCCCGGCCTGAAAGGATGTAG
- the mnmA gene encoding tRNA 2-thiouridine(34) synthase MnmA — MTAKNSKTLLNNNSVIVAMSGGVDSSVALLRVVEEGYRAVGVTMKLWDHGGDTSASYCCSTEAVENAKKVCESVGVEHHLFDYQDAFQQDVVDYLVGEYFEGRTPNPCIRCNTRVRWSALLLKADELNAHWIATGHYAIIEHVDDGKPILKKGHDSRKDQSYVLWGLSSDALARTIFPLGRLTKGEVRRIAKEANLVTAEVAESQELCFVPDDNYRQFLHDYASEQTNAESGGNFVDGEGNVMGQHKGISAYTIGQRRGLGIPGPEALYVTDIDANKNRVTVAPRSGAYFSGCIVRDLNWYGEPDTSILHILIRYNHSGVACSLDWNSDGTVNVEFETPQFAVTPGQSAVFYAGDTLVGGGIIVNGFAAE; from the coding sequence ATGACAGCAAAAAATTCGAAGACGTTATTGAACAACAACAGCGTCATTGTCGCCATGTCGGGCGGCGTGGACAGTTCAGTCGCCTTACTGAGAGTAGTGGAGGAGGGATACCGTGCCGTCGGTGTCACCATGAAGCTGTGGGACCACGGCGGCGACACTTCCGCTTCCTACTGCTGTTCAACGGAGGCGGTGGAAAACGCCAAAAAAGTGTGTGAATCTGTTGGCGTAGAACATCACCTGTTCGATTACCAGGACGCTTTCCAGCAAGACGTGGTTGACTATCTTGTGGGAGAATACTTCGAGGGTAGAACACCCAATCCGTGCATCCGATGCAATACGCGCGTACGATGGAGTGCACTGCTCCTCAAAGCTGATGAACTGAATGCTCACTGGATCGCCACGGGTCACTACGCCATCATTGAACATGTAGATGACGGCAAACCTATCTTAAAAAAGGGCCACGACAGCAGGAAGGACCAATCCTATGTTCTGTGGGGATTAAGTAGCGATGCGCTGGCGCGAACCATCTTCCCGTTGGGGCGGCTGACCAAGGGCGAAGTGCGGCGGATAGCAAAGGAGGCAAATCTGGTAACTGCAGAAGTCGCCGAAAGCCAGGAACTGTGCTTCGTACCCGATGACAACTATCGGCAGTTCCTGCACGACTATGCCTCTGAACAGACAAATGCGGAAAGTGGTGGCAATTTTGTGGACGGCGAAGGCAATGTGATGGGGCAACATAAGGGGATTTCAGCCTACACCATCGGTCAGCGTCGCGGACTCGGTATTCCCGGGCCCGAGGCACTCTATGTGACGGACATCGATGCGAATAAGAACCGTGTAACGGTAGCGCCGAGATCGGGAGCCTACTTCTCGGGCTGCATCGTCAGGGACCTCAACTGGTATGGCGAACCGGACACTTCTATACTCCACATTCTCATCAGATATAATCACAGTGGCGTGGCGTGCAGTCTGGATTGGAACTCCGACGGAACAGTGAACGTAGAATTCGAAACGCCGCAGTTTGCCGTCACGCCGGGACAGTCGGCTGTGTTCTATGCAGGCGACACTCTCGTGGGAGGCGGCATCATCGTGAATGGATTTGCTGCTGAGTAG
- the rsfS gene encoding ribosome silencing factor, which translates to MPQEKRPAEPTHSEELAHNIAELALSKKADNIQLLDVREQTAITDFFLICSGSTDVHVKAIHDGILDGMTTTDKPWHVEGAESLRWVLMDFVHVVVHIFQQEARDFYQLERLWADAALEVIGDPQTEE; encoded by the coding sequence TTGCCGCAAGAAAAGCGTCCAGCCGAACCGACTCATTCTGAAGAGCTGGCACACAATATTGCTGAACTGGCTCTCTCGAAGAAGGCCGACAATATTCAACTCCTTGACGTGCGTGAACAGACTGCCATCACCGATTTCTTCCTCATCTGCTCGGGATCCACTGACGTCCACGTAAAGGCAATCCACGATGGAATCCTGGACGGCATGACAACCACTGATAAGCCGTGGCACGTTGAAGGGGCCGAATCACTACGGTGGGTGCTCATGGATTTTGTCCATGTAGTGGTTCACATTTTCCAGCAGGAAGCGCGAGACTTTTACCAGCTGGAACGGCTCTGGGCAGACGCCGCTCTCGAAGTCATCGGCGACCCTCAGACGGAAGAATAA
- a CDS encoding metallophosphoesterase, which translates to MANKTFAILTDIHGNLAALEKALSIVSERDDVDETLYLGDYFSLGPAPKEILDILAPMENTVFICGNHERYLVERIWEQEFPTIEGMSPDDPVCQGIVQHERWAAEQIVDEGIDFIRNRTHVSYRDNIGSTLIEFSHAWYERDDQPPSLEEAITWRNHVRLRYPEVNLFVFLHGHIHVPREEQNGNLKILCQGSTGIPFDKITKGAIGFLTVGDEFKWEVQRFEYDMEATLDLLETRKPPFYQNLQSTLKHGEIRNDFL; encoded by the coding sequence ATGGCAAATAAGACTTTCGCTATACTGACGGATATCCACGGAAATCTCGCTGCTCTCGAGAAGGCACTCTCCATAGTCAGTGAGCGGGATGATGTGGACGAGACGCTCTACCTGGGCGACTATTTTTCCCTCGGCCCGGCACCGAAAGAAATTCTCGATATCCTGGCTCCGATGGAGAATACCGTCTTCATCTGCGGTAATCACGAACGATATCTGGTGGAACGTATCTGGGAGCAAGAATTTCCCACCATTGAAGGGATGAGTCCTGACGATCCAGTCTGCCAGGGTATCGTCCAGCATGAACGGTGGGCGGCTGAACAGATCGTTGACGAAGGTATCGATTTCATCCGCAACAGGACACACGTTTCCTACCGAGATAACATCGGTTCAACCCTCATTGAATTTTCCCACGCATGGTACGAAAGAGACGATCAGCCGCCGTCCCTGGAAGAAGCCATCACGTGGCGAAACCATGTAAGACTGAGATATCCGGAAGTCAATCTGTTTGTCTTTCTACACGGTCATATCCATGTACCGCGCGAGGAACAGAACGGTAACCTGAAGATACTATGCCAGGGAAGCACCGGCATCCCCTTCGACAAGATCACGAAGGGGGCTATCGGGTTCTTGACGGTAGGCGATGAATTCAAATGGGAAGTTCAAAGATTTGAATATGATATGGAGGCCACTCTTGATCTGCTGGAGACGCGCAAACCCCCCTTCTATCAGAATCTACAGAGCACCCTGAAACACGGCGAAATACGGAACGACTTTCTCTGA
- a CDS encoding DUF5020 family protein: MVVVQIVILQSLLVGQFNLQHHYDFGRGIFTSTAEFFFVDNHGSTFGFADINHDSHHYDKKGATDVYFEVARYFALPWMNKNLSFTLQYNDGAIFFPLTAISLLSAVQRSWLGGVSYTLPLERLILSTDALIRHEQDDGNLTYQWTVVWFYPFSDRISSVGHMDIWNSNRDGTVIMMTEPQLLYSTGKMAVGVEVEITRNFPGAWNRSQEYFDGNGEPAEGKFWFLPTVFVKYTF, encoded by the coding sequence ATGGTTGTCGTACAGATTGTTATCCTCCAATCGCTACTCGTGGGACAGTTCAACCTGCAACACCACTACGATTTCGGCCGGGGCATCTTTACTTCAACGGCTGAGTTCTTCTTCGTTGATAATCACGGAAGTACTTTCGGTTTTGCTGACATCAATCACGATTCACACCATTACGATAAGAAAGGCGCCACAGATGTATACTTCGAAGTGGCCCGCTATTTCGCACTCCCGTGGATGAACAAGAATCTGAGCTTTACGCTTCAGTATAACGACGGAGCAATCTTCTTCCCGCTGACAGCTATATCTTTGCTGTCGGCTGTTCAGCGATCGTGGCTGGGCGGCGTCAGCTACACCCTCCCGCTGGAGAGGCTTATTCTGTCCACCGATGCGCTGATACGTCACGAGCAGGACGACGGTAACCTCACCTATCAGTGGACGGTGGTGTGGTTCTACCCATTCAGTGACCGGATTTCAAGCGTGGGACATATGGATATCTGGAACTCAAATAGAGACGGCACGGTCATCATGATGACAGAACCTCAGCTGTTGTATTCGACTGGGAAGATGGCGGTGGGGGTGGAAGTGGAGATTACACGCAACTTTCCCGGAGCATGGAATCGGTCTCAAGAATACTTTGACGGAAACGGCGAGCCGGCGGAAGGGAAATTCTGGTTCCTGCCTACTGTCTTTGTGAAGTACACGTTCTAG
- a CDS encoding capsule assembly Wzi family protein encodes MLFRPFFVFDQDHYSNWSVILRAEFFRNDDAPNLENTSVRWVGKGDNNYRSVNVSYLGNHVAFSLEPYHFISQNLDYDVPVRKSLYTRLNDARPHSEMPYVTSGVREAQFYLHYRGLGFGVSNANMWWGPGLHSSLQMSTNAPGFKHFIIGTLEEKRTRNIGLDLKYIFSHLDEKNTGEPYFTALLVSTTFYSEPQLTIGISRSYLSGHGTLSPTGPYTISKKDAMLLPFEGLYLESKQTDPEDPESAVDLWDEIMVGYVTATFPSSGLKIYLSYGRDDHAWDKKDFLRQPDHSAASVIGLRKYGLFGHENLVGGLEYVNLIKSKFWNKRVPGTWYSKQIYDYNSYNGRWYGAHSGPDSDDFTIYLGYMSDKFSIVPSFNYERHGVIDNTALVLMKRPYLVFDPETGQWYPEIREEYMESVVNIWPEVKFEFRLDIRFEVRNFRFNLYYEKEKVDNLEFNWGKRKGHVIWFGVERTFTEFKLSNPLKRFIKR; translated from the coding sequence ATGCTATTTAGACCGTTTTTTGTATTTGATCAAGATCATTACAGCAATTGGTCTGTAATCCTAAGAGCTGAATTTTTTAGGAACGATGACGCTCCCAATCTGGAGAATACGTCTGTTAGATGGGTTGGTAAAGGAGATAACAATTATAGGTCTGTTAATGTATCATACCTGGGAAATCATGTGGCATTCAGTTTAGAGCCGTATCATTTCATCAGTCAGAACCTTGATTATGATGTCCCGGTTAGAAAGAGTTTATACACAAGGCTAAATGACGCTCGCCCGCATAGCGAGATGCCGTATGTCACTTCGGGAGTGAGAGAGGCTCAATTCTACCTCCATTATCGCGGATTAGGCTTCGGTGTCTCCAACGCCAACATGTGGTGGGGCCCGGGACTGCACAGTTCACTTCAGATGTCGACCAATGCACCCGGTTTCAAGCATTTTATCATCGGTACCCTCGAGGAAAAGCGAACCAGAAATATCGGTCTCGACCTGAAATACATATTCTCCCATCTTGATGAAAAGAATACGGGCGAACCGTACTTCACCGCACTTCTGGTTTCCACAACCTTTTACTCTGAGCCTCAACTGACCATTGGCATCTCGCGCTCATACCTGTCAGGGCATGGAACACTATCGCCTACGGGGCCATACACTATATCGAAGAAAGATGCGATGCTACTTCCCTTCGAAGGACTTTATCTCGAGAGCAAACAGACAGATCCCGAAGACCCTGAAAGTGCTGTGGACCTGTGGGACGAAATCATGGTAGGATATGTAACCGCTACTTTCCCATCGTCAGGCTTGAAGATCTACCTTTCATACGGCAGGGATGATCATGCTTGGGATAAGAAGGATTTCCTGAGGCAGCCGGACCACTCAGCGGCAAGCGTTATCGGTCTGCGGAAATATGGACTGTTCGGACATGAGAATCTTGTGGGTGGTCTGGAGTACGTGAACCTCATAAAGTCGAAGTTCTGGAATAAACGAGTACCTGGCACTTGGTACAGCAAACAGATTTATGACTACAACAGCTACAATGGCCGTTGGTATGGCGCCCATAGCGGTCCTGATTCAGACGATTTCACTATCTATTTGGGGTACATGAGTGACAAGTTTTCCATCGTTCCCTCCTTCAACTACGAACGGCACGGCGTCATCGACAATACAGCGCTTGTGCTGATGAAGCGTCCTTATCTTGTCTTCGATCCGGAAACGGGGCAATGGTATCCTGAAATACGGGAAGAGTATATGGAAAGTGTGGTAAATATCTGGCCTGAAGTCAAGTTTGAGTTCCGGCTCGATATCCGTTTCGAGGTGAGGAATTTCCGATTCAACCTCTATTATGAGAAGGAGAAAGTTGATAATCTGGAATTCAACTGGGGCAAGAGAAAAGGGCATGTGATCTGGTTTGGCGTAGAGCGCACCTTTACTGAATTTAAACTGTCCAACCCGTTAAAACGTTTTATCAAGAGATAA
- a CDS encoding LytR C-terminal domain-containing protein: MAKRDARKTKPARRSRSSTKKRNRQTQILNSAIVVLSVTCLAFVTSIVQRHIRGGELIEELTRDLSPPNLSVENYEQSSLSEIEVEVLNGCGVKGAAQQMTDFLRTRYIDVVKTENADHFDYATTLIIQRNQFMENSYKLAELLNISKKDTTRLMFQPDLSLAADITLIIGKDYAQIKPLKIFLSRQP, from the coding sequence ATGGCGAAGAGAGACGCGCGAAAAACAAAACCTGCCCGGCGCAGCAGATCATCTACCAAAAAACGTAATCGCCAGACTCAGATCCTCAACAGTGCTATCGTAGTGCTGTCCGTCACTTGTCTCGCGTTTGTCACCTCTATCGTACAGAGACACATCCGCGGCGGAGAACTGATTGAGGAGCTGACCCGCGATCTTTCACCACCAAATCTGAGTGTCGAAAACTACGAACAGTCTTCACTTTCTGAGATAGAGGTGGAAGTGTTGAACGGATGTGGCGTGAAGGGTGCCGCACAACAGATGACCGATTTTCTCCGTACCCGCTACATTGACGTCGTGAAAACGGAAAATGCCGATCACTTCGATTACGCAACAACGCTCATCATCCAGCGAAACCAGTTCATGGAGAACTCCTACAAGCTGGCTGAACTTCTCAACATTTCGAAGAAAGACACCACAAGACTCATGTTCCAGCCTGATCTGTCCCTCGCCGCCGATATCACTCTGATCATAGGCAAGGACTACGCACAGATCAAACCGCTCAAGATATTCCTTTCCAGACAGCCCTGA